A genomic segment from Aerosakkonema funiforme FACHB-1375 encodes:
- a CDS encoding Uma2 family endonuclease has translation MQLELKQLIIPPGNVLQLKDISWQMFEQILDELGESRAARVSYSKGCLEIMAPLLEHEFDKGFIGDFVKILLEELDIDFIDSGSTTFKKENMAQGVEPDASFYIQNEAAIRGKKKIDLTVDPPPDLAIEIDITSRTTFTNYEGLGVPELWRYNGQRLQINVLQDGKYIESENSRIFSQFYDLRDVIHQSVEQSKVVGRNATMKAFRNWVKERL, from the coding sequence ATGCAGCTAGAACTCAAACAATTGATTATCCCCCCTGGCAATGTTCTGCAATTGAAAGACATCAGTTGGCAAATGTTCGAGCAAATTTTAGACGAATTGGGAGAAAGTCGGGCGGCGAGAGTTTCTTACAGCAAAGGTTGTTTGGAGATTATGGCACCACTGCTAGAACATGAATTCGATAAAGGGTTTATTGGCGATTTTGTCAAGATTTTACTTGAAGAACTGGATATCGATTTTATAGATTCTGGTTCTACAACTTTCAAAAAGGAAAATATGGCTCAAGGTGTAGAACCAGATGCTAGTTTCTATATCCAAAATGAAGCAGCTATCCGAGGCAAGAAAAAAATCGATTTAACTGTAGACCCGCCGCCGGACTTAGCGATTGAAATTGATATCACATCTCGTACTACTTTCACCAATTATGAAGGCTTGGGAGTTCCAGAATTGTGGCGATACAACGGACAAAGGTTGCAAATTAATGTGCTGCAAGATGGTAAATATATCGAATCGGAAAATAGCCGCATATTTTCACAATTTTACGATTTACGCGATGTCATACATCAGAGTGTCGAACAGAGTAAAGTTGTGGGTAGAAATGCGACGATGAAAGCATTTCGTAATTGGGTTAAAGAAAGATTATAA
- a CDS encoding 2Fe-2S iron-sulfur cluster-binding protein → MPKVTAQGKTFEVESGANLRKVLLDNNVALYNDKATVMNCRGLGTCGTCAVKVDGEVSEASWREKGRLALPPHSPAKNLRLACQTKVLGDVSVTKFDGMWGQGDRTVWTPQA, encoded by the coding sequence ATGCCAAAGGTAACAGCACAAGGGAAGACTTTTGAAGTAGAGTCTGGCGCAAATCTGCGTAAAGTTTTGTTGGATAACAACGTCGCTCTGTACAACGATAAAGCCACAGTGATGAACTGTCGGGGCCTTGGCACTTGCGGCACCTGTGCCGTTAAGGTAGACGGGGAAGTTTCCGAAGCTAGCTGGCGAGAAAAAGGGCGGCTGGCTCTTCCTCCCCATTCTCCCGCGAAAAACCTGCGTTTGGCCTGCCAAACCAAAGTTTTAGGTGATGTTTCCGTGACAAAATTTGATGGGATGTGGGGACAGGGCGATCGCACCGTCTGGACGCCCCAAGCTTAG
- the psb34 gene encoding photosystem II assembly protein Psb34 — MPYTTEEGGRLNNFAIEPKMYEATPPSKTQQRNYIIMGVAAIALVAGLVVVAFSASNVG, encoded by the coding sequence ATGCCCTACACCACAGAAGAAGGCGGTCGTCTGAACAACTTTGCCATTGAGCCAAAGATGTACGAAGCCACCCCTCCAAGCAAAACCCAGCAGCGGAACTATATAATCATGGGAGTGGCAGCGATCGCGCTTGTGGCCGGATTGGTCGTGGTGGCTTTTTCTGCTTCTAACGTCGGCTAG
- a CDS encoding group I truncated hemoglobin, translating into MDTEKSLYEKVGGQAAIEQIVDDFYNHVLADDTVNKFFANTDMKKQRRHQTAFISYALGGPQYTGRSMEKAHAGLNLQPEHFDAIAKHLGEAMTAYGISQDDINTALDRVASLKDAVLYK; encoded by the coding sequence ATGGACACAGAAAAATCTTTATACGAAAAAGTTGGCGGACAAGCAGCGATCGAGCAAATAGTAGATGATTTTTACAACCATGTTTTGGCTGACGATACAGTCAATAAATTTTTCGCTAATACAGACATGAAAAAGCAGCGCCGCCATCAAACTGCTTTTATTTCCTACGCTCTAGGTGGGCCGCAATACACAGGCCGATCGATGGAAAAGGCGCACGCAGGACTGAATTTACAGCCAGAACATTTTGATGCGATCGCCAAACATTTGGGTGAAGCAATGACTGCATATGGGATATCGCAAGACGATATCAATACAGCACTCGATCGCGTTGCGAGTTTGAAAGACGCTGTTTTGTACAAGTAA
- a CDS encoding pseudouridine synthase has product MADRISIQNPKSKIQNPKLSKPPDRYILFYKPYNVLTQFTDNESTEEKRLTLKDYIPVPSVYPVGRLDRDSEGLLLLTNNGQLQHRLSDPKFEHPRTYWVQVERIPEEDALERLRKGVVIQNYRTRSACVKMLPTEPALPPRDPPIRFRKNVPTCWLEITLTEGRNRQVRRMTAAVGFPTLRLVRVAIAHLRLSGLEPGQWRDLTPDELAPLLKVGRGSRESGGAGVQGCGRNFDF; this is encoded by the coding sequence ATGGCAGATCGGATTTCAATCCAAAATCCAAAATCCAAAATCCAAAATCCAAAATTGTCTAAGCCGCCCGATCGTTATATCCTTTTTTACAAGCCTTACAACGTTTTAACCCAATTTACAGACAACGAAAGCACCGAAGAAAAAAGGCTCACACTCAAAGACTACATACCAGTTCCCTCTGTTTACCCGGTCGGACGGCTAGACAGAGATAGCGAAGGATTGCTGCTGCTGACAAATAACGGACAGTTACAGCATCGCCTCAGCGATCCTAAATTTGAACATCCCCGCACGTACTGGGTACAAGTGGAGCGAATTCCAGAAGAAGACGCATTGGAACGTTTGCGAAAGGGTGTGGTAATTCAAAATTACCGCACTCGATCGGCTTGTGTAAAAATGTTACCGACAGAACCAGCTTTGCCTCCCCGCGACCCCCCCATTCGCTTTCGCAAAAACGTACCGACCTGCTGGTTAGAAATTACACTCACAGAAGGGCGCAACCGTCAAGTGAGGCGAATGACAGCAGCGGTGGGATTTCCGACATTGCGACTGGTAAGAGTGGCGATCGCCCACCTGCGTTTGTCAGGTCTAGAACCCGGTCAGTGGCGGGACTTAACCCCAGATGAACTCGCACCCCTGTTAAAAGTAGGAAGAGGTAGTCGGGAGAGCGGGGGTGCAGGGGTGCAGGGGTGCGGGAGGAATTTTGACTTTTGA
- a CDS encoding HAD family hydrolase yields MRYLALASDYDGTLATHGTVSAETVVALERWQQSGRKLILVTGRELEDLMGIFPHINLFDRIVLENGALLYHPATGEEKLLGDRPPEKFIKPLNEKNVNPLTDA; encoded by the coding sequence ATGCGCTACCTTGCTCTCGCCTCTGACTATGATGGAACGCTTGCTACACATGGTACTGTCAGCGCAGAAACTGTAGTGGCGCTGGAACGTTGGCAGCAATCGGGTCGCAAATTAATTTTAGTGACGGGACGAGAACTGGAGGATTTGATGGGTATTTTCCCTCATATCAACTTGTTCGATCGCATCGTACTGGAAAACGGCGCTTTACTATATCATCCCGCCACTGGTGAGGAAAAGCTGCTGGGCGATCGACCGCCGGAAAAATTTATCAAACCATTAAACGAGAAAAATGTCAATCCCCTTACCGATGCTTAA
- a CDS encoding DUF3122 domain-containing protein: protein MCDIQQIFSRLFLLTEIVLFLLFAQVTFFCQPAAAVLRQHQDAPGLMRYHSQNSLRDKYGYAWQVLLFKVTSGTALNISPTEIGKQIKSREQTAFNLRLVGFPGIVEFVHPHSLEILTDSGKLLTAGDEFAEASPAANVGQYNVTNIIDKLPQNEALTLSFPLVGREDFSLKIPQSVVVEWQWLVKEF, encoded by the coding sequence ATGTGCGATATTCAGCAAATATTTTCACGCCTATTCTTGCTTACCGAAATAGTCCTGTTTTTATTGTTCGCTCAAGTAACCTTCTTTTGTCAACCAGCTGCTGCCGTACTCCGACAGCACCAAGATGCACCAGGACTAATGCGCTATCATTCTCAAAATTCTTTGCGAGATAAATATGGCTATGCTTGGCAAGTGCTACTATTCAAAGTTACTTCTGGAACAGCATTAAATATTTCTCCTACAGAAATCGGCAAACAGATAAAATCTCGCGAACAAACTGCTTTCAATCTCCGCTTAGTCGGTTTTCCAGGCATAGTCGAATTTGTCCATCCACATTCCTTAGAAATTCTCACAGATAGCGGTAAATTGCTAACGGCAGGAGATGAGTTTGCCGAAGCATCTCCCGCAGCAAATGTCGGTCAATATAACGTCACAAATATTATCGATAAATTACCCCAAAATGAAGCTTTGACACTTTCTTTTCCCCTAGTGGGCAGAGAAGATTTTTCCCTTAAAATTCCTCAGTCTGTAGTAGTCGAGTGGCAATGGTTAGTTAAAGAATTTTAA
- a CDS encoding serine/threonine phosphatase: protein MLVCPQCHFENPDANKFCQQCGTSLTHKVCPECGSQVAYSAKVCQNCDTFTGTVWLGIISGKLEASPPPSPHGGNTEIKAAIGVKNDTSNLPLTTTVLDSEAASANSTEIQVSWDKDRSGQHQLENQAQTDSGDNTSQPGSGLLPESFLDPQQRYQLLESLTPIANGEMLIRVLDCQPLQESPLQVLLDRQSTEEKNLPISSASRASVPALAKAYVALQSQLYPALPRIQDAWISNGQQIVLLEDRSAWPLLVDLWRDDQIPQMHLLHLLHEMASIWVALEPWHCLTTLVDLNNLRVDEDQSLGLLRLEQDPDNFSPTLEVLGQVWQQLFLESGRTLFGPLAMLMSDLKENTIQTIDILRSRLQAIAEEFQGDTTEPTPMPPVDPAENNLNFAPTYTPSASTKEHPTYYPGHPGDENETPTIVLPMQLLSLEDAGRTDVGRQRRHNEDYFGIRTSFVKAETPLGRNVLARGLYILCDGMGGHAGGEVASALAVKTLSQYFQDNWKEDLPDEDTIREAVLKANQAIYDVNQQDARSGSGRMGTTLVMVLVQETQVVVAHVGDSRLYRLSRRQGLEQVTTDHEVGQREIKRGVERSIAYSRPDSYQLTQALGPRNEHFVEPDIEFFELNEDTLLLLCSDGLSDNDLIEAHWQTHLQPLLSSRASLEQGVNELIDLANNYNGHDNITAVLIRAKVRPDLEQARVGNS, encoded by the coding sequence ATGCTTGTCTGCCCCCAATGTCACTTTGAAAACCCGGATGCGAATAAATTTTGTCAGCAATGCGGTACCTCTTTGACGCACAAAGTTTGTCCGGAATGTGGCTCTCAAGTCGCCTACAGCGCTAAAGTATGTCAAAACTGCGACACGTTCACGGGAACTGTGTGGTTGGGCATTATCTCAGGAAAGCTAGAAGCGTCACCGCCGCCATCGCCTCATGGGGGAAACACTGAAATAAAAGCAGCAATTGGTGTAAAAAATGACACTTCAAACTTGCCTTTAACAACGACAGTTTTAGATAGCGAAGCAGCTTCAGCAAATTCAACAGAAATCCAGGTTTCCTGGGATAAAGATCGATCGGGACAACATCAGTTAGAGAATCAAGCCCAGACCGATAGTGGGGATAACACCAGCCAGCCCGGATCTGGACTGCTTCCGGAGAGTTTTTTAGATCCTCAACAACGCTATCAACTCCTGGAAAGTTTGACCCCGATCGCAAACGGGGAAATGCTCATAAGAGTGTTAGACTGTCAACCCCTGCAAGAGTCTCCTCTACAAGTCTTGCTCGATCGACAAAGCACTGAGGAAAAAAACCTTCCGATCTCTTCGGCATCAAGAGCTTCCGTCCCGGCGCTTGCCAAAGCGTATGTGGCGCTACAATCGCAGTTATATCCAGCCCTGCCCCGAATTCAAGATGCTTGGATAAGTAACGGACAGCAGATAGTTTTATTAGAAGATAGGTCTGCTTGGCCTCTGTTGGTAGACCTGTGGAGAGATGACCAAATTCCCCAAATGCACCTATTGCATCTGCTCCACGAAATGGCCTCTATATGGGTAGCTCTGGAACCCTGGCATTGCCTCACTACCCTAGTGGATTTAAATAATTTGCGGGTGGATGAAGACCAATCTTTAGGGCTATTACGCTTAGAGCAAGACCCGGATAACTTCAGCCCGACGCTGGAAGTATTAGGCCAAGTTTGGCAGCAGCTATTTTTAGAGTCGGGGCGGACTCTATTTGGCCCGCTAGCCATGCTGATGAGCGACCTGAAGGAAAACACAATTCAAACTATCGATATACTGCGATCGCGCTTGCAAGCGATCGCAGAGGAATTTCAAGGTGACACTACCGAGCCCACCCCTATGCCCCCTGTCGATCCCGCCGAAAACAACCTCAATTTCGCGCCAACCTATACCCCCTCTGCTTCTACCAAAGAGCATCCAACTTATTATCCCGGCCATCCCGGCGATGAAAACGAAACGCCTACGATTGTTCTACCCATGCAGTTGCTCAGCTTGGAAGACGCTGGGCGCACAGATGTGGGTCGGCAACGGCGGCACAACGAGGACTACTTTGGCATCAGAACTTCGTTCGTCAAGGCCGAAACACCCTTGGGTCGAAATGTCCTGGCCCGTGGTTTGTATATCCTCTGCGATGGTATGGGCGGTCATGCTGGTGGAGAAGTTGCCAGCGCTTTAGCGGTGAAAACTCTCAGCCAGTACTTCCAAGACAATTGGAAAGAGGATCTGCCTGACGAAGATACGATCCGCGAGGCAGTACTCAAAGCCAATCAAGCTATCTACGATGTAAACCAACAGGATGCTCGCTCTGGCAGCGGGCGTATGGGCACTACCCTGGTAATGGTTTTAGTTCAGGAAACGCAAGTTGTCGTCGCTCACGTAGGAGACTCTCGCCTCTACCGCCTCAGTCGCAGACAGGGCTTGGAGCAAGTCACGACAGACCATGAGGTCGGTCAACGAGAAATTAAACGAGGCGTAGAAAGATCGATCGCCTATTCTCGTCCCGATTCCTACCAGCTTACCCAAGCTTTGGGCCCGCGCAACGAGCATTTTGTTGAGCCGGACATCGAATTCTTCGAGCTAAATGAAGATACCCTGCTGCTGTTGTGTTCCGATGGTTTGTCGGATAACGACTTGATCGAAGCTCATTGGCAAACTCATCTCCAACCTCTGCTCAGTTCGCGAGCTAGTCTGGAACAAGGAGTAAATGAGTTGATCGATCTAGCGAACAACTATAACGGCCACGATAATATCACCGCAGTCCTGATTCGGGCGAAAGTGCGACCGGATCTGGAGCAAGCTAGAGTTGGTAATAGCTAA
- a CDS encoding serine/threonine-protein kinase, translating into MTWVNGHKLQNGKYTIEKKVGDGGFGITYLATTANGHRVVIKTLNDTVQSRPDFNQLQQDFLNEALRLAKCTNPHIVKINEVVQEGQLWCMVMEYIDGEDLANRVIKQGVLPEAEALRYIQQIGEALTVVHQQGLLHRDVKPQNIMLRSGKLEAVLIDFGIAREFTQDVTQTHTEYRTEFFAPIEQYDRREKRGAYTDVYALAATLYVILTAKFPQPSPLRAAGTPLTPPKQHNSSISDNVNRAILKGMALKAKDRPQSVAKWLKLLPSPSISTPKKPSSQGKLKNKLLIGGLLVGSAVLGLISREVQIYCQKQFNSNPISLLISSFSLKTTLTGHSNSVNSVAFSPDGQTLASGSFDDTIKIWDIRSGKLKTTLTGHSNWVRSVAFSPDGQTLASGSRDNTIKIWDIRSGQLKTTLTGHSDNVNSVAFSPDGQTLASGSDDKTIKIWDIHSGQLKTTLTGHSNDVNSVAFSPDGQTLASSGSYDNTIKLWRISP; encoded by the coding sequence ATGACTTGGGTAAACGGACATAAACTCCAAAACGGCAAATACACCATCGAAAAAAAAGTAGGCGATGGTGGTTTCGGTATCACCTATCTTGCCACAACTGCCAACGGACACCGTGTAGTCATCAAAACACTTAACGACACCGTGCAAAGTCGCCCCGATTTTAACCAATTGCAGCAAGATTTTCTCAACGAGGCGCTGCGACTGGCGAAATGCACTAATCCCCATATCGTCAAAATTAACGAAGTTGTCCAAGAAGGGCAACTGTGGTGCATGGTGATGGAATATATAGATGGGGAAGATTTAGCCAATCGCGTTATCAAGCAAGGAGTTTTGCCGGAAGCAGAGGCGTTGCGCTATATTCAGCAGATAGGTGAGGCGCTGACAGTAGTTCACCAGCAAGGTTTGTTGCATCGCGATGTCAAACCGCAAAATATTATGTTGCGTTCTGGTAAATTGGAAGCGGTGTTAATTGATTTTGGCATCGCCCGCGAGTTTACCCAAGATGTTACCCAGACGCATACAGAATACCGGACTGAATTTTTTGCACCTATCGAACAATATGACAGACGGGAGAAACGGGGCGCTTATACCGATGTTTATGCTTTAGCGGCGACGCTGTACGTGATTTTAACAGCTAAATTCCCCCAACCTTCCCCACTCCGGGCGGCAGGTACGCCATTAACGCCACCAAAGCAGCATAATTCCAGTATCAGCGATAACGTAAATCGGGCGATACTCAAAGGGATGGCACTGAAGGCAAAAGACCGTCCTCAGTCTGTCGCAAAATGGTTAAAATTGTTGCCTTCTCCTAGTATTTCAACTCCTAAAAAGCCGTCGTCACAGGGAAAGCTGAAAAATAAATTGCTTATTGGCGGTCTGCTTGTTGGCAGTGCCGTTTTAGGGTTGATTAGTAGAGAAGTACAGATATATTGTCAAAAGCAATTTAATAGCAATCCGATTTCCCTACTAATTTCGTCATTTTCCCTCAAAACCACCCTCACCGGACATTCCAACTCGGTTAATTCAGTCGCCTTCAGTCCCGATGGTCAAACCCTTGCTAGTGGAAGTTTTGACGATACTATCAAAATCTGGGATATCCGCAGTGGCAAATTGAAAACCACCCTCACCGGACATTCCAACTGGGTTAGGTCAGTCGCCTTCAGTCCCGATGGTCAGACCCTTGCTAGTGGCAGTCGTGACAATACGATCAAAATCTGGGATATCCGCAGTGGTCAATTGAAAACCACCCTCACTGGACATTCCGACAATGTTAATTCAGTCGCCTTCAGTCCCGATGGTCAAACCCTTGCTAGTGGCAGTGATGACAAAACTATCAAAATCTGGGATATCCACAGTGGTCAATTGAAAACCACCCTCACCGGACATTCCAACGATGTTAATTCAGTCGCCTTCAGTCCCGATGGTCAAACCCTTGCCAGTAGTGGCAGTTATGACAATACTATCAAACTTTGGCGCATTTCCCCCTAA
- a CDS encoding protein kinase domain-containing protein — MGFSDAVTLTLLHTQQPEPLQQWRFDNQNFIRIGRAPDNDVVLSDSRVSRYHLELRRMEISGSRSGSNLASTAWRLVNQGTNGTFLDGILVSQAWLANGSVLQLAHGGPMLKFHAQSVSPPRSAIASTCNHADNSPNNLFCIHCGQPLRVERAIRQYQILRTLGQGGMGTTYLAWVPQAQAGAGGTPTEVQGLVVIKEMNADMAEISKAQELFEREARTLKALHHPGIPQFFDFFTERGKKYLVMELVHGEDLEKRIYKNGPVTPKQASEWAIQTCDVLDYIHRQDPPLIHRDIKPANLLVKAVDNRIVVLDFGAVKEIGTPLGTRIGAEGYSAPEQDRGQPVTQSDLYAVGATLIFLLTGEAPHKFYRKQGRVYQFQLENVPTIAPKLRAAIEKVTKPNVRDRYQTAKELATALAACL; from the coding sequence ATGGGATTTTCCGATGCGGTCACGCTGACTCTTTTACATACCCAACAACCTGAGCCTCTGCAACAATGGCGCTTTGATAACCAGAATTTTATTCGGATTGGCCGAGCGCCAGATAATGATGTGGTTCTCAGCGATAGCCGGGTTTCCCGCTACCATCTGGAACTGCGACGAATGGAGATATCAGGATCGAGATCGGGAAGCAATCTGGCCTCTACCGCTTGGCGTCTCGTCAATCAAGGCACTAATGGCACTTTTCTGGATGGTATTTTAGTGTCTCAAGCTTGGCTGGCAAATGGTTCTGTCCTCCAGTTGGCGCACGGAGGGCCGATGCTCAAATTCCATGCCCAGTCTGTCTCTCCACCCAGGTCTGCTATAGCATCTACCTGCAATCACGCAGATAATTCTCCCAACAATCTATTCTGCATTCACTGCGGTCAACCGTTGCGCGTAGAACGTGCTATCCGCCAGTACCAGATATTACGGACTCTGGGACAAGGCGGAATGGGTACGACTTATCTGGCCTGGGTTCCCCAAGCGCAAGCTGGGGCAGGTGGCACACCTACGGAAGTCCAGGGGTTGGTGGTGATTAAGGAAATGAATGCGGATATGGCTGAAATAAGCAAGGCCCAAGAATTATTTGAAAGGGAAGCTCGTACCCTTAAAGCGCTACACCATCCCGGTATTCCCCAGTTTTTTGACTTTTTTACGGAAAGGGGTAAAAAATATCTGGTGATGGAACTGGTTCACGGTGAGGATTTGGAGAAACGCATCTACAAAAATGGGCCTGTAACGCCAAAACAGGCGAGCGAGTGGGCGATCCAAACTTGCGATGTGTTGGACTACATCCACAGACAAGACCCCCCACTCATTCACCGCGATATTAAACCGGCAAACTTATTAGTGAAAGCAGTGGACAATCGCATTGTGGTACTCGATTTTGGCGCTGTTAAAGAAATCGGCACTCCTTTGGGTACTCGCATCGGCGCAGAAGGTTACAGCGCCCCGGAACAAGACCGAGGCCAACCTGTAACCCAGTCTGACCTTTATGCAGTTGGGGCAACTTTAATTTTCCTGCTCACTGGGGAAGCGCCCCACAAGTTTTATCGCAAGCAGGGAAGAGTTTACCAGTTTCAGCTGGAAAATGTGCCGACGATCGCACCCAAATTGCGAGCTGCCATCGAAAAAGTGACTAAGCCCAATGTGCGCGATCGCTACCAAACCGCAAAGGAACTTGCTACAGCTTTAGCTGCTTGCCTTTAG
- a CDS encoding winged helix-turn-helix transcriptional regulator encodes MFDTSQCLDIECPIQFALDLIGSKWSVLILRELFAGSRRTHQFLDALPGISSKTLTMRLRELEAHGLVERKVYAEIPPRVEYSLTEKGREIQPIMSALHQVGVRWLQREACVCPLDTNVATKL; translated from the coding sequence ATGTTTGACACTAGCCAATGCTTAGATATCGAATGCCCAATTCAGTTCGCGCTGGACTTGATCGGCAGTAAATGGTCTGTTCTGATTCTGCGAGAACTGTTTGCGGGATCGCGTCGTACTCATCAGTTCTTAGATGCGCTCCCCGGCATTAGCAGCAAAACGCTAACGATGAGGCTGCGGGAATTAGAAGCCCACGGTTTGGTAGAACGCAAAGTTTATGCAGAAATACCTCCCCGTGTAGAATATTCTTTGACCGAAAAAGGTCGCGAAATTCAACCCATTATGAGCGCTCTGCATCAGGTAGGCGTGCGCTGGTTGCAGCGAGAAGCTTGTGTTTGTCCTTTAGACACGAACGTAGCGACGAAACTGTAG
- the cimA gene encoding citramalate synthase encodes MTPDTSNQIWIYDTTLRDGAQREGLSLSLEDKLRIAHQLDQLGIPFIEGGWPGANPKDVQFFWKLKEQPLQQAEVVAFCSTRRPGTTAAQDSMLQAILAAGTRWVTIFGKSWDLHVTESLKASLEENLAMIGDTIEYLRSQGRRVIYDAEHWFDGYKHNPEYALQTLKSAIAAGAEWIVLCDTNGGTLPHEISQIVRDVVKAIAPEESSPSKIQNPKSKIQLGVHTHNDSDTAVANAIAAVMEGVRMVQGTMNGYGERCGNANLCSLIPNLQLKLGYSCIKDEQLKQLTQASRFISEIANLAPDEHAPFVGLSAFAHKGGIHVSAVERNPLTYEHLEPETVGNRRRIVVSDQSGLSNVLAKARSFGIDLDKQNPACRHILQRLKELENEGYQFEAAEGSFDLLMREALGQREKFFELKGFRLHCDIAPCDGESNCLPYALATIKVSVNGKDILEAAEGNGPVAALDAALRKALVNFYPIIGQFYLTDYKVRILNSNTGTSAKTRVLVESSNGHQRWTTVGVSTNILEASYQAVVEGLEYGLLLHSSAKVALANS; translated from the coding sequence ATGACCCCCGACACCTCCAACCAGATTTGGATTTACGATACCACGCTCCGCGACGGCGCTCAGCGCGAAGGACTTTCCCTATCGCTGGAAGATAAATTGCGGATTGCCCACCAGCTAGACCAATTGGGAATTCCCTTTATTGAAGGGGGATGGCCGGGGGCGAATCCCAAGGATGTGCAATTTTTCTGGAAACTGAAGGAACAACCGTTACAGCAAGCGGAAGTGGTGGCTTTTTGCTCGACGCGACGACCGGGCACGACAGCTGCTCAAGATTCCATGTTGCAAGCGATTCTGGCGGCAGGTACGCGGTGGGTGACGATTTTCGGCAAATCTTGGGATTTGCACGTTACAGAGAGTTTGAAAGCTAGTTTAGAAGAGAATTTGGCGATGATCGGGGATACGATCGAGTATCTCCGCAGCCAAGGACGCCGGGTGATTTACGATGCCGAGCATTGGTTTGATGGTTACAAACACAATCCAGAATACGCTCTCCAGACATTGAAAAGTGCGATCGCCGCCGGTGCCGAATGGATTGTCCTCTGCGATACGAACGGCGGTACTCTTCCCCACGAGATTAGTCAAATTGTCCGCGATGTGGTAAAAGCGATCGCACCAGAAGAGAGTTCCCCATCCAAAATCCAAAATCCAAAATCCAAAATCCAGCTGGGTGTCCACACCCATAACGATTCGGATACAGCAGTTGCCAATGCGATCGCTGCTGTCATGGAAGGTGTGAGAATGGTGCAAGGCACCATGAATGGCTACGGCGAACGCTGCGGCAATGCCAATCTCTGTTCTCTCATTCCCAATTTGCAACTGAAGCTGGGTTATTCCTGTATCAAAGATGAGCAACTAAAACAGCTCACCCAAGCCAGTCGCTTTATTAGTGAAATCGCCAATTTAGCGCCAGACGAACACGCACCTTTTGTCGGACTGTCTGCTTTCGCCCACAAAGGTGGCATCCACGTCAGCGCAGTTGAGCGCAATCCTTTAACTTACGAACACCTTGAGCCGGAAACCGTCGGAAATCGTCGCCGCATCGTCGTTTCCGACCAGTCTGGGCTGAGCAATGTTTTAGCAAAAGCCCGCAGTTTCGGTATCGACCTGGATAAACAAAATCCCGCTTGTCGTCACATTCTACAACGTCTCAAAGAATTGGAGAATGAAGGCTATCAATTTGAGGCGGCAGAAGGCAGTTTCGATTTGCTGATGCGCGAAGCATTGGGACAACGAGAAAAATTCTTTGAACTCAAAGGTTTTCGACTTCATTGCGATATTGCTCCCTGCGATGGCGAGTCGAACTGCCTTCCCTACGCCCTCGCCACGATCAAAGTTTCTGTCAATGGCAAAGATATCTTAGAAGCGGCGGAAGGAAATGGGCCGGTTGCCGCGTTGGATGCCGCCTTACGCAAAGCCTTGGTGAATTTTTATCCCATAATTGGTCAATTTTACCTTACCGATTATAAGGTGCGGATTCTCAACAGCAACACGGGAACTTCTGCGAAAACTCGCGTTTTGGTCGAGTCTAGCAACGGTCATCAACGTTGGACGACGGTGGGAGTTTCAACTAATATTTTGGAAGCTTCCTATCAGGCGGTAGTAGAAGGGTTGGAGTATGGTTTGCTGTTGCATTCTTCAGCAAAGGTAGCACTCGCTAATTCATAG
- a CDS encoding DUF4327 family protein codes for MTQQVIHPMVKMQRQVRSLVESNLIKPSDSLWKIALLYGDEWPHWKKELLEFGFTTQDPISDLLAVEAWEEE; via the coding sequence ATGACTCAACAAGTTATTCACCCGATGGTGAAGATGCAACGTCAGGTGCGATCTCTTGTGGAATCCAATTTAATCAAACCCAGCGATAGTCTTTGGAAAATCGCCCTGCTCTACGGGGATGAATGGCCTCACTGGAAAAAGGAATTGCTGGAATTTGGTTTCACAACGCAAGATCCGATCTCCGATTTGCTGGCTGTAGAAGCCTGGGAAGAGGAATAG